A stretch of the Chloroflexota bacterium genome encodes the following:
- a CDS encoding site-specific DNA-methyltransferase has translation MIRDIKPASPVRRLRRNFSEEEVERRFSISAVAPVVGMSRAYIVRALGYRPGSRPATISLTQVLELLDVDGYQETFVPRSLVPDYLLGLGTTTAQPPLDTRETATLLAGDARALLPALPAGSVQCVVTSSPYWGMRVYETHRDIAWADGERCPYGFEQTPEGFIRHTVELLHLLRPAMSLTGSVWWNLMDTYNTRTPIRGSSHEKLRAMGGQSDYTLGWTEHLACRHSAGHMYLEDGEQSSIPGRVAERASRIGYWLKSLITWNKNSTPEPVRSRVTRHAEYILHLSVRRAPVFKRAEWQRLPRRLGGPNPPFESVKKLTDIWWLPTGTGQNGHGAEFPIALPARCISLSTKKGDLVLDPFVGGGTTAIAAAELGRRFVGFDISRTYVARAKERLELV, from the coding sequence ATGATCCGCGACATCAAGCCAGCGTCGCCTGTCCGGAGGTTGAGGCGGAACTTCTCGGAAGAAGAGGTGGAGAGGCGTTTCAGCATATCGGCGGTTGCGCCTGTGGTCGGCATGAGCAGAGCCTACATAGTTCGTGCGCTCGGATACCGACCAGGATCACGACCCGCAACTATTTCGTTAACACAAGTCCTCGAGTTGCTCGACGTGGATGGCTACCAGGAGACGTTTGTTCCTCGAAGCCTGGTGCCGGACTACCTCCTTGGCCTGGGGACGACGACAGCGCAGCCGCCGCTCGACACACGGGAGACCGCCACCCTCCTCGCTGGCGACGCCCGGGCGTTACTTCCGGCACTACCAGCTGGGTCTGTTCAGTGTGTCGTGACGTCCTCACCCTACTGGGGTATGCGCGTGTACGAGACGCATCGCGATATTGCCTGGGCCGATGGTGAGCGCTGTCCATATGGATTCGAGCAAACGCCAGAGGGCTTCATCCGCCACACCGTCGAGTTGCTCCACCTTCTCAGGCCGGCGATGAGCCTGACTGGATCAGTGTGGTGGAACCTTATGGACACCTACAATACGAGAACGCCGATTCGGGGCAGCTCACATGAGAAGCTGCGTGCTATGGGTGGGCAGTCCGACTATACGCTCGGCTGGACTGAACATCTTGCGTGCCGGCACAGCGCGGGCCACATGTATCTAGAGGACGGTGAGCAAAGCTCAATCCCAGGACGTGTCGCTGAGCGAGCGTCGCGCATAGGCTACTGGCTGAAGAGCCTGATCACCTGGAATAAGAACTCCACGCCAGAACCGGTTCGTAGCCGAGTTACTCGGCATGCCGAGTACATTCTTCACCTATCTGTCCGCCGAGCACCCGTATTCAAAAGAGCGGAGTGGCAACGTCTTCCACGCCGGTTGGGCGGCCCAAACCCGCCTTTTGAGTCCGTGAAGAAGCTAACAGACATTTGGTGGCTGCCAACAGGGACAGGCCAGAACGGCCATGGAGCGGAGTTTCCCATCGCACTTCCTGCGCGTTGTATCTCGCTATCAACGAAGAAGGGTGACCTAGTCTTAGACCCGTTTGTCGGCGGCGGGACCACAGCGATAGCCGCCGCCGAACTGGGCCGCCGGTTCGTAGGTTTCGACATCAGTCGGACGTACGTTGCGAGAGCCAAAGAGCGTCTGGAGCTTGTTTGA
- a CDS encoding helix-turn-helix domain-containing protein produces the protein MTDTTHASELMSLDAMPMLLTVKDVEAELQLGRTRTYELVRSGELPVVRIGRVVRIPRDALRQWIDERASVIAISPGWSRLER, from the coding sequence ATGACCGACACCACGCACGCGTCGGAGCTGATGTCCCTGGACGCAATGCCGATGCTTCTCACCGTCAAGGACGTGGAGGCGGAGCTGCAACTCGGCAGGACCCGGACGTACGAGCTCGTTCGCTCGGGAGAGTTACCTGTCGTCAGGATCGGGCGCGTGGTGCGGATTCCGCGCGACGCCTTGCGCCAGTGGATCGACGAGCGGGCCTCGGTGATCGCTATCTCGCCAGGGTGGTCGCGGCTGGAGCGCTAG